The following are from one region of the Cystobacter fuscus DSM 2262 genome:
- a CDS encoding glycosyltransferase codes for MKVALVHDWLVTQRGGEHVLEALCELFPRADIHTLVHRPGAVHPRIEAHPIHTSVLQRVPRIHKLYRHFLPVLPQVIESMRLTDYELVISSSHCVAKGIRKPPGAKHLSYVHAPMRYMWDLFDDYFGPGRASAPVRVAAHAVRPWLQKWDRESTAGVDRLLVNSQHIAGKVRRFWGREATVVYPPVALERFCQHPLTGLGQGGYYLWLGAFAPYKRLDIALEAFRHLDAPLWVVGTGQEAARHTSGPPPANIRFLGSVADEALPGLYRDARALVFTAEEDFGIVPLEAQACGRPVIAYGRGGALETVNPRTGLFFDAQTPEALADAVRRFEAWEPGFQPSDARSQAERFSRAAFQRAVMAEVDALLSKA; via the coding sequence GTGAAGGTCGCCCTCGTCCATGACTGGCTCGTCACCCAGCGAGGCGGCGAGCACGTGCTCGAGGCACTGTGCGAGCTGTTCCCGCGGGCCGACATCCATACCCTCGTCCATCGCCCCGGCGCCGTGCACCCGCGCATCGAGGCCCATCCCATCCACACGTCGGTGCTCCAGCGGGTGCCCCGCATCCACAAGCTCTACCGGCACTTCCTGCCGGTGCTCCCCCAGGTCATCGAGTCCATGCGCCTGACGGACTACGAGCTGGTCATCTCCTCCAGCCACTGCGTGGCCAAGGGCATCCGCAAGCCACCCGGGGCGAAGCACCTGTCCTACGTGCACGCGCCCATGCGCTACATGTGGGACTTGTTCGATGACTACTTCGGTCCGGGCCGGGCGTCCGCGCCAGTGCGCGTGGCGGCGCACGCGGTGCGGCCGTGGCTGCAGAAGTGGGATCGCGAGAGCACCGCCGGGGTGGATCGGCTGCTCGTCAACAGCCAGCACATCGCCGGCAAGGTGCGGCGCTTCTGGGGCCGCGAGGCCACGGTGGTGTATCCGCCCGTCGCCCTGGAGCGCTTCTGTCAGCACCCGCTCACGGGGCTCGGCCAGGGGGGCTACTACCTGTGGCTGGGTGCCTTCGCTCCCTACAAGCGGCTGGACATCGCCCTGGAGGCCTTCCGTCACCTGGACGCGCCCCTGTGGGTGGTGGGCACGGGCCAGGAGGCGGCGCGGCACACCTCGGGGCCGCCGCCCGCCAACATCCGTTTTCTCGGCTCGGTGGCGGACGAGGCGCTGCCCGGGCTGTACCGCGACGCGCGCGCGCTCGTCTTCACCGCCGAGGAGGACTTCGGCATCGTCCCGCTGGAGGCCCAGGCGTGTGGCCGTCCCGTCATCGCCTACGGGCGGGGTGGGGCGCTGGAGACGGTCAACCCCCGCACGGGCCTCTTCTTCGACGCGCAGACCCCCGAGGCGCTCGCGGACGCCGTGCGCCGCTTCGAGGCCTGGGAGCCGGGCTTCCAGCCCTCGGACGCTCGCTCGCAGGCCGAGCGCTTCAGCCGGGCCGCCTTCCAGCGCGCGGTGATGGCCGAGGTGGACGCGCTCCTGTCGAAGGCGTGA
- a CDS encoding imm11 family protein codes for MRVPLYRPGEPLDFSLADAGAIPVVHVKVASLLKELAPGDVQLLPVEIDGQPDPFCLVNVTRVVRCIDDASSEEVEYWMPEDGRPEKTGKYRAVAGMRIDPSKVGDAKVFRPWGWNIALIVSEEIKEALERIRATGTKFKEV; via the coding sequence TTGCGAGTCCCGCTTTATCGCCCTGGCGAGCCGCTCGACTTTTCGCTCGCGGATGCCGGGGCCATTCCTGTCGTTCACGTCAAGGTCGCTTCGCTCTTGAAGGAACTGGCCCCTGGGGATGTCCAACTCCTCCCTGTCGAGATCGACGGACAGCCGGACCCCTTCTGCCTCGTGAACGTCACCCGTGTCGTGAGGTGCATCGACGATGCATCGTCCGAGGAGGTGGAATACTGGATGCCAGAGGATGGGCGTCCGGAGAAGACCGGCAAGTACCGAGCCGTAGCCGGTATGCGCATTGATCCCTCGAAGGTGGGGGATGCCAAGGTCTTCCGCCCTTGGGGGTGGAACATCGCCCTCATCGTCTCCGAGGAGATCAAGGAGGCCCTGGAGCGCATCAGGGCCACGGGGACGAAGTTCAAGGAGGTGTAG
- a CDS encoding serine/threonine-protein kinase: protein MTQPAANDVRVGSVLRGTYEITSLLGKGGMGAVYLARHRRLPSKQIAVKVLRGGADLSPEQYARFRREAEIASRLGHPNIVEVLDFDTLEDGTPFLVMEYLRGESLEQRLARGPLAIEEMMSLTRQIGSGLVAAHRAGVVHRDLKPANVWLVPLDLGGSAGTRVKLLDFGISKMLDSQTIQTRDSVLMGTPQYMAPEQAMGRNSTVDARTDLFALGCIVYEMLSGRSPFEGEDNGIHQVLHRIIHSQPEPLLRLRPGLPEHVLSAVGRALAKSARDRHADVAAFIHELTGRPLLSLSRTAMPRVFMPSNPRMAAVTAATGRSRGDGEGEEPTLVPARTALFTAPVPPESASERPENPPGEIRRARPVPRWAVGVGWAVLVVGFSAAAWLMRSPPPTPVTSPVGTAPASSAHTPPSAVRTYSEHLALSAPPLPSEVATEPTLRPPAPPERPSAPAPVSKPLPEAPR, encoded by the coding sequence ATGACCCAACCTGCTGCCAATGACGTGCGCGTGGGCTCGGTGCTGCGAGGCACGTATGAAATCACCTCGTTGCTCGGCAAGGGGGGCATGGGCGCCGTCTACCTCGCGCGCCATCGCCGGCTTCCCAGCAAGCAGATCGCCGTCAAGGTGCTGCGCGGCGGGGCGGACCTCTCCCCGGAGCAGTACGCGCGCTTCCGCCGGGAGGCGGAGATCGCCTCGCGGCTCGGCCATCCGAACATCGTCGAGGTGCTCGACTTCGACACCCTGGAGGACGGCACCCCCTTCCTGGTGATGGAGTACCTGCGCGGTGAGAGCCTCGAACAACGGCTGGCGCGCGGCCCCCTGGCGATCGAGGAGATGATGTCCCTCACGCGGCAGATCGGCTCGGGGCTCGTGGCGGCCCACCGCGCGGGGGTCGTGCACCGGGACCTCAAGCCCGCCAACGTGTGGCTCGTCCCCTTGGACCTGGGGGGCAGCGCGGGCACGCGGGTGAAGCTGCTCGATTTCGGCATCTCGAAGATGCTCGACTCCCAGACGATCCAGACGCGGGACTCGGTGCTGATGGGCACGCCCCAGTACATGGCGCCCGAGCAGGCCATGGGCAGGAACAGCACGGTGGACGCGCGCACGGATCTCTTCGCGCTCGGGTGCATCGTGTACGAGATGCTGTCGGGCCGATCTCCGTTCGAGGGAGAGGACAACGGCATCCACCAGGTGCTCCACCGCATCATCCACTCGCAACCCGAGCCCCTCCTGCGCCTGCGCCCCGGGCTGCCCGAGCACGTGCTCTCCGCGGTGGGGCGCGCCCTGGCGAAGAGCGCGCGGGACCGTCACGCGGATGTCGCGGCCTTCATCCATGAGCTGACGGGAAGGCCGCTCCTGTCCCTGTCCAGGACCGCGATGCCCAGGGTGTTCATGCCCTCCAACCCGAGAATGGCGGCGGTGACGGCGGCAACGGGCCGTTCCCGCGGGGACGGGGAGGGGGAGGAGCCCACGCTCGTGCCCGCGAGGACGGCGCTCTTCACGGCTCCCGTGCCACCCGAGAGTGCCTCCGAGCGTCCTGAAAATCCTCCCGGGGAAATCCGCCGGGCCCGACCGGTGCCGAGGTGGGCCGTGGGCGTGGGCTGGGCGGTCCTGGTGGTGGGTTTCTCGGCCGCCGCGTGGTTGATGCGGTCGCCGCCTCCCACCCCCGTGACGTCGCCCGTCGGCACCGCGCCCGCGTCCTCCGCGCACACGCCGCCGTCCGCCGTGCGCACTTACTCCGAGCACCTCGCGCTGTCCGCGCCGCCCCTTCCCTCCGAGGTGGCGACCGAGCCCACCCTGAGGCCTCCCGCCCCACCCGAGCGGCCCTCCGCGCCGGCTCCCGTGAGCAAGCCGCTCCCGGAGGCGCCGCGGTAA
- a CDS encoding AHH domain-containing protein codes for MAPRRLLVAVLFLALSTTCGPSRVVRLDTVQGQPLIHVSSTDDVKPVALEEEEFTRAIAKELRQKRPSLNPEEAARELFEVPPRSGWYRYTQREGVVPLNGQLPASPWAEVNARVTQEYLRFCKALGKPGDCRNVLMSNPLLTGDGRYALGMSFAIEEIVPEMMQSFKDMADPEALKASLYWTMTIYAAMWLAPEPVFSKGLATAVTATFVCYIGVDTFWTLIQGWRRLVDVLEHATSFAAIREAGKKYGKVMGKNSARAFALLLTASIGQTAAGFSAKVPTLPGSAQASVSGAAQAGIRLTEVAQVEAVAVTADAVTIALAPNAVATTAQSVSGAVSRPVDAEGPEHHIASDKFSTSTNNGGPWTPRYQELFDKAGMTLDDAANKVRVPHHKGPHPQAYHEEVFRRLRDATLECRSIQECRAALTSELQRLGRQISTPGTRLNKLVTRRP; via the coding sequence GTGGCTCCTCGGCGTCTGCTCGTTGCGGTCTTGTTCTTGGCCCTGTCCACCACGTGCGGCCCCTCGCGCGTGGTACGCCTCGACACGGTGCAGGGTCAGCCCCTCATCCATGTCTCCAGCACGGACGATGTCAAGCCGGTGGCGTTGGAGGAGGAGGAGTTCACGCGGGCCATCGCGAAGGAACTCCGCCAGAAGAGGCCCTCACTCAACCCCGAGGAAGCCGCACGGGAGCTGTTCGAAGTTCCCCCTCGCAGTGGCTGGTATCGCTACACCCAGCGCGAAGGTGTCGTTCCTCTGAACGGGCAGCTCCCAGCTTCTCCGTGGGCCGAGGTGAATGCGCGAGTGACCCAGGAGTACCTGCGGTTCTGCAAGGCCCTCGGGAAGCCTGGGGATTGCCGGAACGTGTTGATGAGCAATCCCCTGCTCACCGGGGATGGCCGCTACGCCCTGGGCATGTCCTTTGCCATCGAAGAGATCGTTCCTGAGATGATGCAGTCCTTCAAGGACATGGCCGACCCGGAAGCGCTCAAGGCATCGCTCTACTGGACGATGACGATCTACGCCGCGATGTGGCTGGCGCCCGAGCCGGTGTTTTCCAAGGGGCTGGCGACGGCCGTCACAGCCACCTTCGTCTGCTACATCGGAGTGGACACGTTCTGGACGCTCATCCAGGGCTGGAGGCGGCTGGTGGATGTGCTGGAACACGCCACCTCGTTCGCCGCGATCCGCGAGGCCGGGAAGAAGTATGGCAAGGTGATGGGGAAGAATTCGGCACGGGCGTTCGCCCTGCTGCTCACGGCCTCCATCGGTCAGACGGCCGCCGGTTTCTCGGCCAAGGTGCCCACCCTGCCTGGCTCGGCTCAGGCTTCAGTGTCGGGTGCGGCGCAGGCGGGAATCCGGCTGACCGAGGTGGCTCAGGTGGAAGCCGTGGCCGTGACCGCCGATGCGGTCACCATCGCCCTGGCTCCCAACGCGGTTGCCACGACGGCCCAGAGCGTGAGCGGAGCGGTGTCCAGGCCGGTGGATGCGGAAGGTCCCGAGCACCACATCGCCTCTGACAAATTCAGCACGTCCACCAACAACGGGGGGCCATGGACGCCCAGGTATCAGGAACTCTTCGACAAGGCGGGCATGACACTGGACGATGCGGCCAACAAGGTTCGTGTTCCGCACCACAAGGGACCTCACCCTCAGGCGTACCACGAAGAGGTCTTCCGTCGTCTGAGGGATGCGACGCTGGAGTGCCGTAGCATCCAGGAGTGCCGGGCGGCACTGACGAGTGAACTCCAACGACTTGGACGACAGATCTCCACCCCGGGTACACGGCTCAACAAGCTGGTGACCCGGCGGCCATGA
- a CDS encoding undecaprenyl-phosphate glucose phosphotransferase codes for MFSRFQRFYTSIKVAADVVMLTGAFSLAYATRFEGPIPVLYGLPAWEETLLSLATVLLVFPFTYQQARLYVTNRARTHIGEVFEVFKATVMATLIVVALTYFTRERYSRLMLAFFAGYAFVGVSAVRLALRAVLNEVRRRGYNLKSVLVIGTGELGQRVIDTVEGHKELGFRVTGVLSLGDERPGGRVRDIPVVGHVKDVDAVLDAHPVDQVVIAVPLEQQAAVKPLMEQLALRTVDVKVVPDLYQYVTLYGGLEEFGGLPIISLQGDPMTGWNMVAKRVFDVLFALVALVLSAPVMLLVAIAVKLTSRGPLLYAQERMGMDGRTFHILKFRTMRTDAEVSGALMASKDDPRRTPIGTFLRKYSLDELPQFFNVLTGDMSLVGPRPERPVFIEEFKRQIPRYHLRHKVKAGITGWAQINGLRGQTSIQKRIEYDLYYIENWSLLMDLKILVRTALGGFLSKNAY; via the coding sequence GTGTTCAGCCGGTTCCAGCGCTTCTACACGTCCATCAAGGTGGCCGCGGATGTGGTGATGCTCACGGGGGCGTTCTCGCTCGCGTACGCCACGCGCTTCGAGGGGCCCATTCCGGTGCTGTACGGACTGCCGGCCTGGGAGGAGACGCTGCTGTCGTTGGCGACGGTGCTGCTGGTCTTCCCCTTCACCTACCAGCAGGCGCGGCTGTACGTGACGAACCGGGCGCGCACGCACATCGGCGAGGTGTTCGAGGTCTTCAAGGCCACCGTCATGGCCACGCTCATCGTGGTGGCGCTGACGTACTTCACGCGCGAGCGCTACTCGCGTCTCATGTTGGCGTTCTTCGCGGGCTACGCGTTCGTGGGGGTGTCGGCGGTGCGCTTGGCGCTGCGCGCGGTGCTCAACGAGGTGCGCCGGCGCGGCTACAACCTCAAGTCCGTGCTCGTCATCGGCACGGGGGAGCTGGGCCAGCGCGTCATCGACACGGTGGAGGGCCACAAGGAGCTGGGCTTCCGGGTGACGGGGGTGCTCTCGCTGGGCGACGAGCGCCCGGGTGGGCGGGTGCGGGACATCCCCGTGGTGGGCCACGTGAAGGACGTGGACGCGGTGCTGGACGCGCATCCGGTGGATCAGGTCGTCATCGCGGTGCCGCTCGAGCAGCAGGCCGCCGTCAAGCCGCTCATGGAGCAGCTCGCGCTGCGCACGGTGGACGTGAAGGTGGTGCCGGACCTCTACCAGTACGTCACCCTGTACGGCGGCCTGGAGGAGTTTGGCGGTCTGCCCATCATCAGCCTCCAGGGCGATCCGATGACGGGCTGGAACATGGTGGCCAAGCGCGTCTTCGACGTCCTCTTCGCGCTGGTGGCGCTCGTGCTGAGCGCGCCGGTGATGTTGCTGGTGGCCATCGCCGTGAAGCTCACCAGCCGGGGACCGCTGCTCTACGCCCAGGAGCGCATGGGCATGGATGGGCGCACGTTCCACATCCTCAAGTTCCGCACCATGCGCACGGACGCCGAGGTGTCCGGCGCCCTCATGGCGAGCAAGGACGACCCGCGGCGCACGCCTATCGGCACGTTCCTGCGCAAGTACTCGCTCGACGAGCTGCCCCAGTTCTTCAACGTGCTCACCGGCGACATGAGCCTCGTCGGTCCCCGCCCCGAGCGGCCCGTCTTCATCGAGGAGTTCAAGCGGCAGATTCCCCGCTACCACCTGCGCCACAAGGTGAAGGCGGGCATCACCGGCTGGGCACAGATCAACGGCCTGCGCGGACAGACCTCCATCCAGAAGCGGATCGAGTACGACCTGTACTACATCGAGAACTGGTCCCTGCTGATGGACCTGAAGATCCTGGTGCGCACCGCCCTGGGGGGCTTCCTGTCCAAAAATGCCTATTAG
- a CDS encoding O-antigen ligase family protein — translation MNVRRDVLERALLFFMLLWGVGCLFLEGLAAVGLAGTALGALVVARQEGVTVRGAVRAWVPLVVFLAWSLLVPSLAGHPPSGTGVARLLDFVGIPVAAVAFGFLSDARRMRLAWVVGGLFLVSCAVAGLQHFGVWPPLEAWAPLAWTRLPFDRVYEPVVGAEHRFMAGGLLFHRLKFSHIGGMAAVFALGVGLRLRGRRQWAALAVAGVGLVSVGLFPYARAGSVALVAVMGGVVLLGLPRRVALPTCAAVLTLAVLALALNRPLRERFLDSGTESGSGNRPALRETGLRALRQHPVTGVGPGRFQAKKYATPDMPEQAREHPGKSHNQYLSMAAETGVPGALLFVALLGWLGWRLPRGRPEGLGALGVLGFFCLLSLLHDPLFHVQASQALVLLLGIGLSARRRVDWRSGTQAG, via the coding sequence GTGAACGTGCGCCGGGACGTGCTCGAGCGCGCGTTGCTCTTCTTCATGCTCCTCTGGGGCGTGGGGTGCCTCTTCCTGGAGGGCCTCGCGGCGGTGGGGCTCGCGGGCACCGCGTTGGGAGCGCTCGTGGTGGCCCGTCAGGAGGGCGTCACGGTGCGCGGCGCCGTGCGCGCCTGGGTGCCGCTCGTCGTGTTCCTCGCCTGGTCGCTGCTCGTCCCCTCGCTGGCCGGACACCCGCCGAGCGGCACGGGCGTGGCGCGCCTCCTGGACTTCGTGGGCATCCCCGTGGCGGCGGTGGCCTTCGGCTTCCTGTCGGACGCGCGGCGGATGCGGCTCGCGTGGGTCGTGGGCGGGCTGTTCCTCGTGTCGTGCGCGGTGGCGGGGCTCCAGCACTTCGGTGTGTGGCCCCCGCTGGAGGCCTGGGCCCCCCTGGCCTGGACGCGCCTGCCCTTCGATCGGGTCTACGAGCCCGTCGTCGGCGCGGAGCACCGCTTCATGGCCGGAGGGCTGCTCTTCCACCGGCTGAAGTTCTCCCACATCGGGGGCATGGCGGCGGTCTTCGCCCTGGGCGTGGGCCTGCGCCTGCGGGGGCGGCGGCAATGGGCGGCGCTGGCGGTGGCGGGCGTGGGGCTCGTCTCCGTGGGCCTCTTTCCCTATGCCCGCGCGGGCAGCGTGGCGCTGGTGGCGGTGATGGGCGGGGTGGTGCTGCTCGGCCTGCCCCGGCGAGTGGCGCTGCCCACGTGCGCCGCCGTGCTGACACTCGCCGTGCTCGCGCTGGCACTCAACCGGCCCCTGCGCGAGCGCTTCCTCGACAGTGGCACCGAGTCGGGTTCGGGCAACCGGCCGGCGCTGCGGGAGACGGGCCTGCGCGCGCTGCGTCAACACCCGGTGACGGGGGTGGGCCCGGGGCGCTTCCAGGCGAAGAAGTACGCCACCCCGGACATGCCCGAGCAGGCCCGCGAGCACCCCGGCAAGTCCCACAACCAGTACCTCAGCATGGCCGCCGAGACGGGCGTGCCGGGGGCGCTGCTCTTCGTGGCGCTGCTCGGCTGGCTCGGCTGGCGCCTGCCCCGGGGTCGCCCCGAGGGACTGGGCGCGCTCGGGGTGCTCGGGTTCTTCTGCCTGCTGTCCCTGCTGCATGATCCGCTCTTCCATGTCCAGGCCTCCCAGGCGCTGGTGCTCCTGCTGGGCATTGGCCTGAGCGCGCGCCGGAGGGTCGACTGGCGAAGCGGGACGCAGGCGGGCTAA
- a CDS encoding glycosyltransferase family 4 protein, protein MVRGRLHGIARYALELACRLPVLAPDLRFSALTGPEGLPAGLGTLTPRIPLHRCPAPFLSPLEQPVLGAWLARLNPDLFHATSFSLPALWPGRLVATLHDANHLVLSEEYGPGRRLYYQLVVGPRAKTARALITVSEFSREELARELNLSPYRLQVIPNGVDARYQPQTASELKDFRERRGLPPRFLLAVGNTKPFKNLGMLAELAESLPEPLVLLAGKRAAWELGFPDSTIELSELPEDDMPRLYGAATALLLPSRYEGFGLPALEAMACGTPVVAARATSLPEVVGEAALLLPPDDARAWKETAMKLARDESLRRDLAAKGRERAARFTWEDCARRTLATYRRVLEAR, encoded by the coding sequence ATGGTTCGTGGCCGGCTGCACGGCATCGCGCGTTACGCGCTGGAGCTGGCGTGCCGACTGCCCGTACTCGCGCCGGACTTGCGCTTCAGCGCCCTCACCGGACCCGAGGGGCTCCCCGCGGGCCTGGGCACCCTCACCCCGCGCATCCCCCTGCACCGCTGCCCGGCCCCGTTCCTCTCGCCGCTCGAGCAGCCCGTGCTCGGCGCGTGGCTGGCGCGGCTCAACCCGGACCTGTTCCACGCCACCTCCTTCTCTCTGCCCGCGCTGTGGCCGGGACGCCTCGTGGCCACGCTCCACGACGCCAACCACCTGGTGCTCTCCGAGGAGTACGGCCCGGGCCGCCGCCTCTACTACCAGCTCGTCGTGGGCCCTCGGGCGAAGACGGCCCGGGCGCTCATCACCGTGTCCGAGTTCTCCCGGGAGGAGCTCGCGCGGGAGCTGAACCTGTCGCCCTACCGCCTCCAGGTCATCCCCAACGGGGTGGACGCGCGCTATCAGCCGCAGACGGCCTCGGAGCTGAAGGACTTCCGCGAGCGCCGGGGCCTGCCGCCCCGCTTCCTGCTCGCGGTGGGCAACACCAAGCCCTTCAAGAACCTGGGGATGCTGGCCGAGCTGGCCGAATCCCTGCCCGAGCCACTCGTGCTGCTGGCCGGCAAGCGCGCGGCGTGGGAGTTGGGCTTTCCCGACTCCACCATTGAACTGTCCGAGCTGCCCGAGGACGACATGCCGCGCCTCTACGGTGCGGCGACGGCGCTGCTCTTGCCCTCGCGCTACGAGGGCTTTGGCCTGCCCGCGCTGGAGGCCATGGCGTGTGGCACTCCGGTGGTGGCCGCGCGTGCCACGTCCCTGCCGGAGGTGGTGGGCGAGGCGGCACTGCTGCTGCCGCCCGACGACGCCCGGGCCTGGAAGGAGACGGCGATGAAGCTCGCGCGCGACGAGTCGCTGCGCCGGGACCTCGCGGCGAAGGGTCGCGAGCGCGCCGCGCGCTTCACCTGGGAGGACTGCGCCCGGAGGACGCTGGCCACCTACCGCCGGGTGCTCGAGGCCCGTTAG
- a CDS encoding radical SAM protein yields MRVESIIWDMTYACPLRCHHCYSESGRRPAVSRREDVLRIAEEIARVKPRGVALSGGEPLLAPGWEEAVQRLREAGLPVGLYTSGWIMDEALARRLADTFARVCVSVDGGRARTHDMIRGRVGSFERAMAALELLARERRERVARGEPCYALGVEMTVMRSNLAETELLVRELSGRFPGLGAIQLGMVVPSGLAAEEDFEERELLTNEEGQALLADEARLATLASHGVRVGVSDVRSFYVQGEPGAPRLLFAHLEPDGRLRAFETCEAKVGSVLEEPFEVLWERALAWRGEPFVVEQYASIRTMRDWARAARALDQRYGSAEDVARIARRTWRPKASGM; encoded by the coding sequence GTGCGGGTCGAAAGCATCATCTGGGACATGACCTATGCGTGTCCCTTGCGTTGTCACCATTGCTACTCCGAGTCCGGACGGCGGCCGGCGGTCTCGCGGCGCGAGGACGTGTTGCGGATCGCGGAGGAGATCGCCCGGGTGAAGCCGCGGGGCGTGGCGCTGAGCGGAGGCGAGCCCCTGCTCGCGCCTGGGTGGGAGGAGGCGGTCCAGCGTCTGCGCGAGGCGGGGCTGCCGGTGGGCCTGTACACCAGCGGGTGGATCATGGACGAGGCCCTCGCGCGGCGGCTGGCGGACACCTTCGCGCGCGTGTGCGTGAGCGTGGACGGTGGCCGGGCGCGCACCCACGACATGATTCGAGGCCGCGTGGGCTCCTTCGAGCGGGCCATGGCGGCGCTGGAGCTGCTCGCGCGCGAGCGGCGGGAGCGCGTGGCGCGCGGGGAGCCCTGCTATGCGCTGGGCGTCGAGATGACGGTCATGCGCAGCAACCTGGCGGAGACGGAGCTGCTGGTGCGGGAGCTGTCCGGACGCTTCCCCGGCCTGGGAGCGATCCAGCTCGGGATGGTGGTTCCCAGCGGGCTGGCGGCCGAGGAGGACTTCGAGGAGCGCGAGTTGCTCACCAACGAGGAGGGGCAGGCGTTGCTGGCCGACGAGGCGCGGCTGGCGACCCTGGCGTCCCATGGCGTGCGGGTGGGGGTGAGCGACGTGCGGTCGTTCTACGTGCAGGGAGAGCCCGGGGCGCCCCGGCTGCTCTTCGCGCACCTCGAGCCGGATGGGCGGCTCCGGGCCTTCGAGACGTGCGAGGCCAAGGTGGGCAGCGTGCTCGAGGAGCCGTTCGAGGTGTTGTGGGAGCGGGCGCTCGCGTGGCGGGGCGAGCCCTTCGTGGTGGAGCAGTACGCCTCCATCCGCACCATGCGGGACTGGGCCCGGGCGGCCAGGGCCCTGGATCAGCGCTATGGCTCCGCGGAGGACGTGGCGCGTATTGCCCGGCGCACGTGGAGGCCGAAGGCCTCGGGGATGTGA
- a CDS encoding UvrB/UvrC motif-containing protein: MSASRVEQLRADVRARAENRPGVYRMRGPSGEVLYVGKSVRVRTRLLSYFRAQRGDKAAEIIGYAHGVEWEYTPSEFAALLQEFRHIKRWRPPYNVEHKRDNSLCFIKLTREPVPRLLVASHVIHDGAEYFGPIRGRHRATEAVRAVSDLLELRDCASDTPMRLADQFELFRVQEDPRCMRGQTGRCIAPCAGGSTRAEYQARSSLARDFLNGLTDQPLVLLRERMTLASRRLQFEYAAELRDRSESLEGVRDELLRVGQFVERLSFVYTVPGEAGEDRVYVIRRGSVRAEFAVPGSPEAQRVLEQQVRELFERPEPRMIGLRAHEAQEVLLVAKWFRLHPEEMERTVPVTLNVLVDAPGEESGRAG, from the coding sequence ATGAGCGCATCACGCGTCGAACAACTGCGCGCGGACGTTCGCGCGCGCGCGGAGAACCGTCCCGGGGTGTACCGCATGCGCGGGCCCTCGGGAGAGGTGCTCTACGTGGGCAAGTCCGTGCGCGTGCGCACGCGGCTGCTGTCCTACTTCCGCGCGCAGCGGGGCGACAAGGCGGCGGAGATCATCGGGTACGCGCACGGCGTGGAGTGGGAGTACACGCCGAGCGAGTTCGCCGCCCTGCTGCAGGAGTTCCGCCACATCAAGCGCTGGCGGCCGCCGTACAACGTGGAGCACAAGCGGGACAACTCGCTGTGCTTCATCAAGCTCACGCGCGAGCCGGTGCCCCGGCTGCTGGTGGCCAGCCACGTCATCCATGATGGGGCCGAGTACTTCGGGCCCATCCGCGGCCGGCACCGCGCCACCGAGGCGGTGCGCGCGGTGAGTGACTTGCTGGAGCTGCGCGACTGCGCGTCGGACACGCCCATGCGGCTGGCGGATCAATTCGAGCTGTTCCGCGTGCAGGAGGATCCACGCTGCATGCGGGGACAGACGGGCCGCTGCATCGCTCCGTGCGCGGGAGGCAGCACGCGCGCCGAGTACCAGGCGCGCAGCTCGCTCGCGCGCGACTTCCTGAATGGGTTGACGGACCAGCCGCTCGTCCTGCTGCGCGAGCGCATGACGCTGGCCTCCCGGCGCTTGCAGTTCGAGTACGCCGCCGAGCTGAGAGATCGCTCGGAGTCACTGGAGGGCGTGCGGGACGAGCTGCTGCGGGTGGGCCAGTTCGTGGAGCGGCTGTCCTTCGTCTACACGGTACCCGGGGAGGCGGGAGAGGACCGCGTCTATGTCATCCGCCGGGGTAGCGTGCGCGCGGAGTTCGCGGTGCCCGGCTCGCCCGAGGCGCAGCGCGTGCTGGAGCAGCAGGTGCGTGAGCTCTTCGAGAGGCCGGAGCCCCGGATGATCGGCCTGCGCGCCCACGAGGCCCAGGAGGTGCTGCTCGTGGCGAAGTGGTTCCGCCTCCACCCCGAGGAGATGGAGCGCACGGTGCCCGTCACGTTGAACGTGCTCGTGGATGCGCCGGGCGAGGAGTCGGGGAGGGCGGGTTGA